A region from the Triticum urartu cultivar G1812 chromosome 1, Tu2.1, whole genome shotgun sequence genome encodes:
- the LOC125537000 gene encoding peroxidase 1-like, giving the protein MASRSLMVALLLAAVAATCARAQLHEKFYSESCPSVEDVVRREMVRALSLAPSLAGPLLRMHFHDCFVRGCDGSVLLDSANKTAEKDAQPNQTLRGFGFVERVKAAVEKACPDTVSCADVLALIARDAVWLSKGPFWEVPLGRRDGSVSISNETDALPPPTANFTVLTQLFAAVNLDAKDLVVLSAGHTIGTSHCFSFSDRLYNFTGMENPSDIDPTLEPQYMMRLKSKCASLNDNTTLVEMDPGSFKTFDTDYFKLVSKRRGLFHSDGALLTDPFTRAYVQRHASGAFKDEFFADFAASMIKMGNANPLTGSQGEIRKKCNVVNH; this is encoded by the exons ATGGCGTCGAGGTCTTTGATGGTGGCGCTCCTGCtcgcggcggtggcggcgacgtGCGCGCGGGCGCAGCTGCACGAGAAGTTCTACAGCGAGTCGTGCCCCAGCGTGGAGGACGTCGTGAGGAGGGAGATGGTGAGGGCGCTGTCCCTGGCGCCCAGCCTCGCCGGGCCGCTCCTCAGGATGCACTTCCACGACTGCTTCGTCAGG GGGTGCGACGGGTCTGTTCTGCTGGACTCGGCGAACAAGACAGCGGAGAAGGACGCACAGCCGAACCAGACGCTGCGAGGCTTCGGCTTCGTCGAGAGGGTGAAGGCCGCCGTGGAGAAGGCCTGCCCCGACACCGTCTCCTGCGCCGACGTGCTCGCCCTCATTGCCAGGGACGCGGTCTGGCTG AGCAAGGGGCCATTCTGGGAAGTTCCCCTCGGCCGGAGAGACGGCAGCGTGTCCATCTCCAACGAGACCGACGCCCTGCCACCTCCTACCGCCAACTTCACCGTGCTCACCCAGCTCTTCGCCGCCGTGAACCTCGACGCCAAGGACCTCGTCGTCCTCTCCGCCGGGCACACGATCGGGacgtcgcactgcttctccttcTCCGACCGGCTCTACAACTTCACCGGCATGGAGAACCCCAGCGACATCGACCCCACGCTGGAGCCGCAGTACATGATGCGGCTAAAGAGCAAGTGTGCCAGCCTCAACGACAACACCACCCTCGTGGAGATGGACCCCGGTAGCTTCAAGACCTTCGACACCGACTACTTCAAGCTGGTGAGCAAGCGGAGGGGCCTCTTCCACTCCGACGGCGCCCTCCTTACCGACCCCTTCACCCGCGCCTACGTCCAGCGCCATGCCAGCGGAGCATTCAAGGACGAGTTCTTCGCCGACTTCGCCGCCTCCATGATCAAGATGGGCAACGCCAACCCGCTCACCGGAAGCCAGGGCGAGATCAGGAAGAAGTGCAACGTGGTTAACCATTAA